TTTTAAAATGGCATGACCATCGAAGCCTGCAATGGCAAGAAAATCGGGCTTTTTTGGGCCGTCGGCATCAATGTCGTGTGGAATGTCCGGCGCGGCGTAAGGCGGCAGCTCTTTGAGCTTATAGCGCGCAGTGAGCGCCTCAGGATAGCGTTTGGCAAGTTCGGCGCTGGTGACAATTCCTACATCGATGTACTCAATGGCCGTATCACGGATAGCGCCGGTGGCTGCAAGACGATAGGCGCTGGCCTGATCTTCTATTTTGGGCCACAGCACTCCCGGGGTGTCGGTGAGCGCTACACGCCCATCAATGCGCACCTTTTGCTGGCGCTTGGTGACGGCAGGCTCGTTACCCGTTTTAGCAATTTTACGCCCGGCCAGGCCGTTAATCAGGGTAGATTTGCCCACGTTGGGAATACCCATCACCATCACCCGAACATCACGGTCGGGGCGTACCGCACCGGCCAACTCATGGCAAAGTTTGGGGATTTGCTTTAGCTCACGAACGTTAGTGGTGGTGACCGCGAAGGCGCGCATGTTCTCTTGGGCATCGAAAAAAGCGACCCACTCGGCGGTCTTCTCTGGGTCGGCAAGATCGGCGCGGGAAAGGATTTTTAGCACCGGCTTATGGCGCGTCAGCTCGGCCAGCATCGGATTGGCGCTGGAGTAGGGCAGACGTGCATCAAGTACTTCAATGACGACGTCGATTTCAGGCAGCACCTCTTTGATCTGGCGGCGGGCCTTGTTCATATGTCCGGGGAACCAGCCGAGCATGAGTCTCTCCTACAAGCACAAAAAAGCGGGCTGCCATTCTATCAGATGGCGCCCGCCTTGCTGGGTTTCCTTTTAGCCGCGATTACTCGTCGGGGTGAAACTCCAATGACACTGAGTTAATGCAGTAACGCAAACCAGTCGTTTCTGGCGGCCCGTCTGGAAAAACGTGGCCCAGGTGGGCATCGCAGTGGGAACAGACCACCTCAGTACGCTGCATACCATGGGTGCCATCTTGATGCTCTTCCACGCAGCGGGTGCCTAACGGCCGATCAAAGCTAGGCCAGCCACATCCAGCGTCGAATTTATGCTCGTTCTCAAATAGCGGGGCGTTGCAGCACACGCAGTGATAAATGCCTTGGGCATCCAATACCTGATAATCGCCGCTGAACGGGCGCTCTGTACCTTTTTCACGCGCTACGCGGTACTGCTCTGGCGTCAGCTGTTTTTGCCACTCTTCGGGCTTTTTATCAATTTTAGCCATTCTGGTTAATCTCCCTTTGCAGTGCTTGGCCTAAAGGCCGTTAACGCTTCTAACCTAATGACAGCGCTTAGTCACCTTGAGTTTCAGCATGGGCGATTATGTCACGCCTTGCCAGCGGCACGCTGAATCGCGATGTTAAAGGCTTGTGGCGCCGTTAAGCACACTAAACCAGTGTGTTAGAGTGCTTGACAGCTAAGAGAGGTCTGAGTAACATACGCGCCACCTCAACGAGGTATTGAAACGTCCCATTCGTCTAGTGGTCTAGGACACCGCCCTTTCACGGCGGTAACAGGGGTTCGAACCCCCTATGGGACGCCACTTTCGTCGTTAGGTTTATCGGAATGCGGGAATAGCTCAGTGGTAGAGCATCGCCTTGCCAAGGCGAGGGTCGGGAGTTCGAATCTCCTTTCCCGCTCCAAGTATTTGTAATGCTTACAGTGTCCCATTCGTCTAGTGGTCTAGGACACCGCCCTTTCACGGCGGTAACAGGGGTTCGAACCCCCTATGGGACGCCATCTCCGATAGCAAGAATTCTATAAGCGGGAATAGCTCAGTGGTAGAGCATCGCCTTGCCAAGGCGAGGGTCGGGAGTTCGAATCTCCTTTCCCGCTCCAAGTATTTGTAGTGCTTACAGTGTCCCATTCGTCTAGTGGCCTAGGACACCGCCCTTTCACGGCGGTAACAAGGGTTCGAACCCCTTATGGGACGCCATCTTGCGCTTATATGCAGTTTTTTGCGTTGCGGGAATAGCTCAGTGGTAGAGCATCGCCTTGCCAAGGCGAGGGTCGGGAGTTCGAATCTCCTTTCCCGCTCCAAGCGCATTAAGTGTTATTTTCCCCTATTTCTATGATGCGTCAGCTATTTGCTGGGCGTCATTGTTTGTGTGTCTGGCGCTTGGTGAGTGGTCTCTCGCCTTGAAAAATTAGTTTGCGCCCTAATCTTTTACCTTCTCTTCTTATATTTGCTGACAGGACAT
This DNA window, taken from Vreelandella profundi, encodes the following:
- the ylqF gene encoding ribosome biogenesis GTPase YlqF — encoded protein: MLGWFPGHMNKARRQIKEVLPEIDVVIEVLDARLPYSSANPMLAELTRHKPVLKILSRADLADPEKTAEWVAFFDAQENMRAFAVTTTNVRELKQIPKLCHELAGAVRPDRDVRVMVMGIPNVGKSTLINGLAGRKIAKTGNEPAVTKRQQKVRIDGRVALTDTPGVLWPKIEDQASAYRLAATGAIRDTAIEYIDVGIVTSAELAKRYPEALTARYKLKELPPYAAPDIPHDIDADGPKKPDFLAIAGFDGHAILKDIAARRGGLRAGGAVDLHRGAEVLLHELRDGKLGRMTLETPADIPPPPVQNDEDNQDLSDA
- the msrB gene encoding peptide-methionine (R)-S-oxide reductase MsrB; this translates as MAKIDKKPEEWQKQLTPEQYRVAREKGTERPFSGDYQVLDAQGIYHCVCCNAPLFENEHKFDAGCGWPSFDRPLGTRCVEEHQDGTHGMQRTEVVCSHCDAHLGHVFPDGPPETTGLRYCINSVSLEFHPDE